The Exiguobacterium aurantiacum DSM 6208 genome includes a window with the following:
- a CDS encoding alpha-amylase family glycosyl hydrolase, which yields MRRGVVLVLLSLLLFPTIVGAKEAATWEQERMYFIMVDRFVDGNPDNNDQVDKDDPKAFHGGDIRGVIEKLDYIESLGFTSIWLTPVFENMPDGYHGYWIKDFYEIDPQFGTKEDLQELVDEAHKRDMKVILDFVVNHVGPGHPWVEEKPDWFHDELPIVLWNDQEQVETHWLFDLPDFKTEDPEVKDYLIEAATYWIEETGIDGYRLDTVRHVDKPFWEDFVEAVRAVDPDFYLLAEVFDPNPQYVAEYDDLGFNSITNFTFYDRVAKTMAQKQANVDEIDVAASYAQTFFNDPNQMATFLDNHDVERFMHVAERGGAESAERRLRLGLFALYASPGMPIVFQGTENAQTGGADPANRDMTDFPGNEDLQAYVATMNRMRAEYPVFATGEQRMLASEDGMAVFERRNGDDVALYAINMNGEDREIQFEVSEVGEDTRLRGLLFSQLVTEKRGTFTIKLAGESANAYIVEESEVNMWTIGLLVIAIPIFLTGLVMWKRRCSAN from the coding sequence ATGAGGCGAGGCGTCGTGCTCGTTCTCCTGTCGCTTCTTTTGTTTCCTACAATTGTCGGAGCGAAAGAAGCAGCAACATGGGAACAAGAACGCATGTACTTTATTATGGTCGACCGGTTCGTTGACGGAAATCCCGATAACAACGACCAAGTCGACAAAGATGACCCGAAAGCCTTCCATGGCGGAGATATTCGAGGCGTCATTGAAAAGCTCGATTACATCGAGTCGCTCGGTTTCACGTCCATCTGGTTGACGCCGGTGTTTGAGAATATGCCGGACGGCTACCACGGCTATTGGATTAAAGATTTTTATGAGATCGACCCGCAGTTCGGGACGAAAGAAGATTTACAGGAACTCGTCGACGAGGCGCATAAGCGAGACATGAAAGTCATCCTCGATTTCGTCGTCAACCACGTCGGCCCGGGTCATCCTTGGGTCGAAGAGAAGCCAGACTGGTTCCATGACGAGTTACCGATCGTTTTATGGAACGATCAAGAACAAGTCGAGACACATTGGCTCTTTGACTTGCCAGACTTTAAAACCGAAGACCCGGAAGTGAAAGACTACTTGATCGAGGCAGCGACGTACTGGATTGAAGAGACCGGCATCGACGGCTATCGCCTTGATACGGTCCGTCACGTCGACAAGCCGTTTTGGGAAGATTTCGTCGAAGCGGTGCGTGCGGTCGACCCAGACTTTTATCTGTTAGCCGAGGTGTTCGACCCGAATCCGCAGTATGTCGCCGAATATGATGACCTAGGCTTCAACAGCATCACGAACTTTACGTTTTATGACCGCGTCGCCAAGACGATGGCGCAAAAGCAGGCGAACGTCGACGAGATCGATGTCGCCGCAAGCTACGCCCAGACGTTCTTCAACGACCCGAACCAAATGGCGACGTTCCTCGACAACCATGACGTGGAACGATTCATGCACGTCGCTGAACGTGGCGGCGCCGAGTCGGCTGAACGCCGTTTACGACTCGGGTTGTTCGCCCTGTATGCGTCACCAGGCATGCCGATCGTCTTTCAAGGGACGGAGAATGCCCAAACAGGTGGCGCCGATCCGGCGAACCGCGACATGACCGATTTCCCTGGAAATGAGGACTTGCAAGCATACGTCGCGACGATGAACCGGATGCGCGCCGAATATCCGGTGTTCGCAACCGGTGAACAGCGAATGCTCGCGTCCGAAGACGGGATGGCCGTGTTCGAGCGCCGGAATGGCGATGATGTCGCCTTATATGCCATCAATATGAACGGAGAAGACAGAGAGATTCAATTCGAGGTAAGCGAAGTCGGTGAAGACACACGCCTTCGCGGTCTCCTGTTCTCACAACTCGTCACTGAAAAACGTGGCACGTTCACGATCAAACTTGCCGGTGAGAGCGCGAACGCCTACATCGTCGAGGAATCGGAAGTGAACATGTGGACGATTGGCCTGCTCGTCATCGCTATTCCAATCTTTTTGACGGGACTTGTGATGTGGAAGCGGCGCTGCAGCGCGAATTGA
- a CDS encoding sugar ABC transporter permease: MKKQKRINLALSYVILTLASIIILYPMLWVVGTSFNPGRTITSKIIPDNPTLIHYKNLFDLTISDYSLWYVNTLKIAFITMALAVILVTITGYVFSRYRFVGRKNSLILFLVLQMVPQFVAIIAIYVLLNMLGLLDTHTALILLYAGGAIPMNTYLAKGYFDTIPKELDEAARMDGAGHLRIFWQIILPLAKPIVATIALFNFMGPFNDFILASLVLRSPEKQTLAVGLFNMISREFDNNFTLFAAGAVLSALPIVLLFFMFQRYFVSGLTAGGTKG, translated from the coding sequence ATGAAAAAACAAAAACGAATCAATCTGGCGCTCTCTTATGTCATCTTGACGTTGGCGTCGATCATCATCCTTTATCCGATGCTTTGGGTAGTGGGGACGTCGTTCAACCCGGGACGTACGATCACGTCGAAAATCATTCCGGACAATCCGACGCTCATTCACTATAAAAACTTGTTTGATCTAACGATTTCAGATTATAGTTTATGGTATGTGAATACATTGAAGATTGCCTTCATCACGATGGCACTCGCGGTCATTCTCGTTACGATCACCGGTTATGTATTCTCGCGTTATCGTTTCGTCGGACGGAAGAACTCGCTCATCTTGTTCCTCGTCTTGCAAATGGTGCCGCAATTCGTTGCCATCATCGCGATTTACGTGCTCCTGAACATGCTCGGTCTTCTTGACACGCATACGGCGCTCATCCTGCTGTACGCCGGCGGGGCGATTCCGATGAACACGTATCTCGCCAAAGGTTACTTCGATACGATTCCGAAAGAGCTCGATGAAGCCGCTCGGATGGATGGTGCCGGTCACCTTCGTATCTTCTGGCAAATTATTTTGCCGCTCGCGAAGCCGATTGTCGCAACGATTGCCCTGTTCAACTTCATGGGCCCGTTCAACGACTTTATCTTGGCATCGCTCGTCCTTCGTTCACCGGAGAAACAGACACTTGCGGTTGGTCTCTTTAACATGATTTCTCGAGAGTTCGACAACAACTTCACGTTGTTCGCGGCAGGCGCCGTCCTTTCGGCCCTCCCAATCGTGCTCTTGTTCTTCATGTTCCAACGCTACTTCGTCTCGGGTCTCACTGCGGGTGGTACGAAAGGATAA
- a CDS encoding carbohydrate ABC transporter permease, whose product MASIPKPNTPDQRPDKPTNHARNAALLSIIPGAGQFYNNQRAKAIAFFIVIMSYFAVNYDLFFKGAGAGPGDRGGLWGLITLGEVAGPRNDHSIFLMVEGIVALILLFFGIAFYIWNIRDAYRVGRIRDQHLNVPTFQVQLRNLRDHGFPYLMLIPSLILLVFTVVLPLIFTFLIAFTNYRYNNAPPAKLVEWIGFSNFTSIFQIDIWRDTFVSVLGWTLVWTVASTVGVIAIGIFLAVLLNQEGLRFRRLFRSILILSWAVPAFITILIFRSMFNESFGVFNTTILPAFGLDPISWMTDPTATRSALILIQWWLGFPFIMTLMTGVLQSIPGDLYEAATIDGATIFDKFRLITLPMLLFATAPILITQFTFNFNNFNLIYLFNGGGPAVPGQTAGGTDILISWIYKLSLGANPQYGLAAAITLILSFFIMTLAVIQFRRTKSFKDEDMI is encoded by the coding sequence ATGGCTTCAATTCCGAAACCGAACACGCCGGATCAACGTCCGGACAAACCGACCAACCATGCCCGGAACGCCGCATTACTCTCGATCATTCCGGGAGCCGGACAGTTTTATAACAATCAACGTGCGAAAGCGATCGCTTTCTTTATCGTCATTATGTCTTATTTCGCAGTAAACTACGATCTCTTTTTCAAAGGCGCGGGCGCAGGACCTGGCGACCGTGGTGGCCTTTGGGGATTGATCACGCTTGGCGAAGTAGCAGGACCTCGTAACGACCACTCCATCTTCTTGATGGTAGAAGGTATTGTCGCATTAATCTTACTGTTCTTCGGGATTGCGTTTTACATCTGGAACATTCGTGACGCATACCGAGTCGGTCGCATTCGTGATCAGCACCTAAACGTGCCAACGTTCCAAGTGCAGCTTCGCAACTTGCGTGACCACGGATTCCCATACTTGATGTTGATCCCGTCACTCATCTTGCTCGTCTTCACTGTCGTTTTACCGCTCATCTTCACGTTCTTGATCGCTTTCACGAACTACCGCTACAATAACGCACCACCGGCGAAACTCGTCGAGTGGATCGGATTCAGCAACTTCACGAGCATCTTCCAAATCGACATCTGGCGTGATACGTTCGTCAGCGTCCTCGGTTGGACGCTCGTCTGGACGGTCGCTTCAACGGTCGGTGTCATCGCGATCGGGATCTTCCTTGCGGTTCTGTTGAACCAAGAAGGACTCCGTTTCCGTCGCTTGTTCCGTTCGATTTTGATCTTGTCATGGGCCGTACCGGCGTTCATCACGATCTTGATTTTCCGTTCGATGTTCAACGAATCGTTCGGTGTGTTCAACACGACGATCCTCCCGGCGTTCGGGCTTGACCCGATCAGTTGGATGACGGACCCGACGGCGACGCGAAGCGCGCTCATCTTGATTCAGTGGTGGCTAGGCTTCCCGTTCATCATGACGCTCATGACGGGTGTGTTGCAGTCGATCCCGGGTGACTTGTATGAAGCCGCGACGATTGACGGCGCAACAATCTTTGATAAGTTCCGCTTGATCACGTTGCCGATGCTCTTGTTCGCAACAGCACCGATCTTGATCACGCAGTTCACGTTCAACTTCAACAACTTCAACTTGATTTATCTCTTCAACGGTGGGGGACCAGCTGTGCCAGGACAGACGGCCGGCGGTACCGACATCTTGATCTCATGGATTTACAAATTGTCTCTCGGTGCCAACCCGCAATACGGACTTGCGGCTGCGATCACGCTCATCTTGTCATTCTTCATCATGACACTTGCCGTCATCCAGTTCCGTCGGACAAAATCTTTCAAAGACGAGGATATGATTTGA
- a CDS encoding extracellular solute-binding protein codes for MKMKKMVAGLSTAVFAFGALAACGGGTDNGSTNEGGSSSENKPEKIVIWEDNDKSETTKEVAKAFEEEHGVKVEVVEVQMTDQKDKLALDGPAGKGPDIVLIPHDQIGTIVDQGHLAPIADEGSLDAFTDSAKSAVMFDGQAYGYPKSVETPVLMYNKDLLAEAPASMDDLYKLSNDVKADGQYGFLALWDNFYFAHGVVAGFGGYVFKEDGGALDPTDIGLNNEGAVEGFEYIGKWYEEGLFPKGLIGESGGQAMDQLFTEKKAHSVMNGPWAVASYTEAGVNLGAAPMPTLPNGEPIKTFMGVKTYALSAYTENQEWAEKFLQELTNEENALAMFETYNEIPPVAALESNETITSNEVAKAVFDQATNAIPMPNIPEMGQVWEPMAQALQLVATGKQDAQKSADDAVKVIEQQIQANNQ; via the coding sequence ATGAAGATGAAAAAGATGGTAGCAGGACTTTCAACAGCAGTATTCGCATTTGGTGCACTTGCTGCATGTGGTGGCGGTACGGACAACGGTTCGACGAATGAAGGTGGTTCTTCAAGCGAGAACAAACCTGAAAAGATCGTCATCTGGGAAGACAACGACAAGTCTGAAACAACGAAAGAAGTTGCGAAGGCGTTCGAAGAAGAGCATGGCGTAAAAGTTGAAGTTGTCGAAGTACAGATGACAGACCAAAAAGACAAGCTTGCGCTTGACGGTCCGGCTGGAAAAGGTCCAGACATCGTGCTCATACCACACGACCAGATCGGTACAATCGTAGACCAAGGTCACTTGGCTCCAATCGCTGACGAAGGATCACTTGACGCGTTCACAGACTCTGCGAAATCAGCTGTCATGTTCGATGGTCAAGCTTACGGATATCCAAAATCAGTTGAGACACCAGTTCTCATGTACAACAAAGACTTGCTGGCTGAAGCTCCAGCATCTATGGACGACCTTTACAAGTTATCAAACGATGTGAAAGCTGACGGACAGTACGGATTCCTCGCACTTTGGGATAACTTCTACTTCGCACATGGTGTTGTCGCTGGATTCGGCGGATACGTGTTCAAAGAGGACGGTGGCGCACTCGACCCAACGGATATCGGTTTGAACAACGAAGGCGCGGTTGAAGGATTCGAATACATCGGTAAATGGTACGAAGAAGGTCTCTTCCCTAAAGGATTGATCGGAGAGTCTGGTGGTCAAGCGATGGACCAACTCTTCACTGAGAAGAAAGCTCATTCAGTCATGAACGGACCATGGGCTGTAGCTAGTTACACAGAAGCAGGCGTGAATCTCGGAGCGGCTCCAATGCCAACACTTCCGAACGGTGAGCCAATCAAGACGTTCATGGGTGTGAAAACATATGCCCTTTCAGCTTACACAGAAAACCAAGAGTGGGCTGAAAAGTTCCTTCAAGAGTTGACGAATGAAGAAAACGCATTGGCAATGTTTGAAACATACAACGAAATCCCACCAGTAGCAGCACTCGAGTCGAACGAGACAATCACGTCGAACGAAGTAGCGAAAGCGGTATTCGATCAAGCGACAAACGCGATCCCAATGCCTAACATTCCTGAAATGGGACAAGTTTGGGAGCCAATGGCACAAGCACTTCAGCTCGTTGCAACTGGCAAGCAAGATGCACAAAAATCAGCTGACGATGCTGTGAAAGTCATCGAGCAACAAATCCAAGCGAACAACCAATAA
- a CDS encoding glycoside hydrolase family 13 protein, which produces MIKEAIYHRAMSPFVYKYDRETIHIRFHTKRNDIQSVDLIWNDPYDWHSEDPAMWNFDPDKPSFWRTFETPMEKIGHDDQYDYWFIAVKPPFRRLRYGFRLHDGNETAVFTEKGWFEDKPLDDTGYYFCVPFINPIDIFHAPSWVKDTVWYQIFPDRFGNGDPSLNPEETLPWNSTEPTITNFFGGDFQGVIDHIDHLVDLGITGIYFCPIFKATTNHKYDTLDYMEIDPQFGTKEKFKELVDLLHANGIKVMLDAVFNHVGYHHPWFQDVVENGSHSEYRDWFYLRDFPIETTPKPNYDTFAFEKNMPKINTEHPALKAYLLEVARYWVEEFGIDGWRLDVANEVDHAFWRDFRRTVKQANPDAYILGEIWHDAQPWLQGDQFDAVMNYPFTNASLNYFALDRTTASQFRDELTRVEMMNTMNVNEVTFNLIDSHDTPRALTRAKGHKGKFKLLMTSMLTYTGSPCIYYGDEIGLEGEQDPGCRRCMPWDEEQEDRELFRFTKKLIQLRKDHPVLANSGTYRFNLVDDEDNALIIERCTKDETYLIYFNNSDTTSVLNPLGHTGSAYDLLNDRDLDSLEVELAPYGTAILKMK; this is translated from the coding sequence TTGATCAAAGAAGCTATTTACCATCGCGCCATGTCCCCTTTCGTTTACAAGTATGACCGGGAGACGATTCACATTCGTTTTCATACAAAAAGAAATGATATCCAATCGGTTGACTTAATTTGGAACGATCCTTACGACTGGCACTCGGAAGATCCGGCCATGTGGAACTTCGACCCGGACAAGCCGAGCTTCTGGCGGACGTTCGAGACACCGATGGAAAAAATCGGCCACGATGACCAATACGACTATTGGTTCATCGCCGTCAAACCTCCTTTCCGTCGTCTCCGCTACGGTTTCCGTCTTCATGACGGTAATGAGACGGCCGTATTCACAGAGAAAGGCTGGTTCGAAGACAAACCGCTCGACGATACCGGTTACTACTTCTGTGTCCCGTTCATCAATCCGATCGACATCTTCCACGCCCCGTCTTGGGTGAAAGACACGGTATGGTATCAAATCTTCCCGGACCGCTTCGGAAATGGTGACCCGTCGCTCAATCCAGAAGAGACGCTTCCATGGAACAGCACCGAGCCGACAATCACAAACTTCTTCGGTGGGGATTTCCAAGGGGTCATCGACCATATCGACCATCTCGTCGACCTTGGCATTACCGGTATTTATTTCTGCCCGATCTTTAAAGCGACGACGAACCATAAGTACGATACGCTCGATTATATGGAAATCGATCCTCAGTTCGGGACGAAAGAGAAATTTAAAGAACTCGTCGATTTGCTTCATGCGAATGGCATCAAAGTCATGCTTGACGCTGTGTTCAACCATGTCGGTTACCATCATCCGTGGTTCCAAGACGTCGTCGAGAACGGTTCCCACTCGGAGTATCGGGATTGGTTCTACTTGCGCGACTTCCCGATCGAGACGACGCCGAAGCCGAACTACGACACGTTCGCGTTCGAGAAGAATATGCCAAAAATCAACACCGAGCATCCTGCGCTCAAAGCTTACTTATTAGAAGTCGCCCGTTATTGGGTCGAGGAGTTCGGCATTGACGGCTGGCGTCTAGACGTCGCCAACGAAGTCGACCACGCGTTCTGGCGAGACTTCCGTCGCACCGTGAAACAAGCGAACCCGGACGCCTACATCCTCGGTGAGATTTGGCATGACGCCCAACCGTGGCTTCAAGGCGATCAGTTCGATGCGGTCATGAACTACCCGTTCACGAACGCGAGCTTGAACTATTTCGCGCTCGACCGGACGACGGCATCACAGTTCCGCGACGAGTTGACGCGCGTCGAGATGATGAACACGATGAACGTGAACGAAGTGACGTTCAACTTGATCGACTCTCACGACACGCCGCGTGCCCTCACCCGGGCGAAAGGCCATAAAGGCAAGTTCAAACTCCTCATGACATCGATGCTCACGTATACGGGCAGTCCATGTATTTACTATGGAGATGAGATCGGACTTGAAGGTGAACAAGACCCGGGCTGCCGCCGCTGCATGCCATGGGACGAAGAACAAGAAGACCGTGAGTTGTTCCGTTTCACGAAGAAATTGATTCAACTGCGTAAAGATCACCCGGTACTTGCCAATTCAGGCACGTATCGCTTCAACCTTGTCGATGACGAAGACAACGCCCTCATCATCGAGCGTTGCACGAAAGACGAGACGTATTTGATATACTTCAATAACTCAGACACGACGTCGGTACTCAACCCGCTCGGCCATACAGGAAGCGCTTACGACTTGCTCAACGACCGCGATTTGGACTCGCTCGAAGTCGAACTTGCCCCGTACGGAACAGCGATTTTGAAGATGAAATGA